A single genomic interval of Bradyrhizobium japonicum USDA 6 harbors:
- a CDS encoding ABC transporter substrate-binding protein has protein sequence MKRREFIAAAVLLVSPQRLWAQRKPRRIGFLAIGDGSGQALNQAERSFLDGLRHHGWVDGNLITESRFSHPPDQLPASVADLIALNPDVLIAAGPQAALALKSATATIPIVFVAVADPVRLGLVQSLSRPGGNITGITTNVPEDFFGKRVEILRELVPGASKIAILVNPKNPMLYLVEETRNKARKLGIVLLTVEAATAEDLDIAFASASAQNADAIIDFGDPLTYVEAPRIIALAAKHRLPANYLFRVYANGGLSVYGADTADLFRRAGSFVDRILKGTKPADLPVERPTKFELIINMKTAKALGLTVQPSLLVRADEVIE, from the coding sequence ATGAAGCGGCGGGAGTTCATAGCGGCTGCTGTGTTGCTCGTTTCGCCTCAGCGTTTGTGGGCGCAGAGGAAGCCTCGGCGCATCGGCTTTCTTGCTATAGGTGATGGGAGCGGGCAGGCCCTTAATCAAGCCGAGCGTTCATTTCTTGATGGGCTGCGACACCACGGCTGGGTAGATGGAAACCTGATTACCGAATCCCGCTTTTCTCATCCACCCGATCAACTGCCAGCTTCAGTCGCCGACCTGATCGCTCTCAATCCCGATGTGCTAATCGCTGCGGGACCTCAAGCGGCCCTGGCCCTGAAATCGGCAACTGCCACCATTCCGATTGTATTCGTGGCTGTGGCTGATCCCGTCCGCCTTGGCCTCGTGCAAAGTCTATCGCGACCGGGTGGCAACATAACGGGTATTACGACCAACGTACCTGAAGATTTCTTCGGAAAACGTGTCGAAATCCTTCGCGAACTCGTTCCGGGCGCCTCGAAAATCGCGATCTTGGTCAATCCAAAGAATCCAATGCTCTACTTGGTGGAAGAGACACGCAACAAGGCGCGGAAACTTGGCATAGTGCTGCTGACAGTTGAAGCGGCCACGGCCGAGGACCTGGACATCGCCTTTGCATCGGCTTCTGCCCAAAACGCCGATGCGATAATTGATTTCGGTGATCCGCTCACCTATGTCGAGGCTCCGCGAATAATTGCACTCGCGGCGAAGCATCGTCTGCCTGCAAACTACTTGTTTCGAGTCTACGCCAATGGCGGATTGTCGGTGTACGGCGCGGATACAGCCGATCTATTCCGCCGTGCAGGCAGTTTCGTCGATAGGATACTCAAAGGCACCAAGCCTGCCGACCTGCCGGTAGAGCGGCCGACGAAATTCGAGCTCATCATCAACATGAAGACCGCCAAGGCGCTCGGCCTCACCGTGCAGCCCTCACTACTCGTCCGCGCTGATGAGGTGATCGAATAG